From the genome of Chroococcidiopsis sp. TS-821:
GCGATCGCATCCACTAATTCAGTAATGTTTAGTTTGTCAATAACAGTGCGCGCGTTTTTACTTGCCGAGGCGATCGCAATTTTTATTTGCTGTTGGCGAAGTTCGGTAAGTAGTGATTCGACTCCTGGTAGTAAGTCATTGGGTGACATTGACTCGATGAATTCTTGATAGTAGCGATTTTTGCGCTCCATCATTTCTTCGAGTTGGGCTTCGCTATAGGTGCGATCGCCGACAATTTTAAGCAGCGACTCGCGGCGAGAAATACCGCGTAATGCTTCATTCGCTTGGCGATCGAAGGGTAATTCTTCTTCGTCGGCTAAACGTTGCCAAGCGCGGTAATGATACTCTGCGGTATCGGTTAACACGCCATCGAGGTCAAAAATCGCGCCGCGTAGGTTAATGGTAGAAGCTTCGTGCATTTCTGGTGATGGGGATGGATGGTGCGAATTCATTTCAGTTGCTGAATGAGTGATGTCAAAGGGATGCCACGTTCCGCGCCAGTGCAGCTTAAACGCAAGTCGCGTCCAGTGAGGGGGAAGGTGGGGGGTAGCGACGGGTTGATTGTTTTGGAAGCGAATCCCGGCAAAGCCAAAAACGATCGCTTGCCACGCGCCTCCGGCACAAGCACCGTGAATGCCTTCGGCAGTGTTACCGCGCGTGTTTTCTAAGTCTACTAGTGCAGCTTGCAAAAAGTGTTTGTACGCAGTTTGACTATCACCTAAATCGGCAGCTAAAATTGCATGAATTGCAGGTCCAAGCGATGAGCCATAGGTAATATCAGTGCGGGGAGCGTAATAGTCCCAATTCGTTTTTAAACTCTCCGGATTGTAAGGAAACTCCTGCAACTGCCGCATTAAGTATAACAACATCAAAACATCAGGCTGTTTCAAAACTTGTCGTTTATTTGCCCCATCAATGCCCAGAATCGTTTGCATCGATTGAGTGCGAGGTTCGTAGTCTTGTAAGTCAATATCTTCTAAGTTACAGAAGCCTTCAAACTGCTCGATGAAACCTGTTTCTGAGCGATACGGAATCCAAAGGTGATCGACGATATCTTGCCAGCGTTGCCGACGTTCAGGCGTGATTTCGAGTTTTTGGGCGAGTGCCGCAGCATGTTCGGGAAATGTGCGTTCTAGCCATGCGTAGACAGCGATCGCTTTTTCTAGATGCCACTGCGTCATGCGGTTGGTGAAGGCATTATTATTCACGTGATGCTCGTGGTATTCATCCGCGCCGATCACTTCGCGCAGTTCGTAGCGTTCAAATTGGCTATTCCACTCTACTCGACTCATCCAAAATACGGCGGTATCCAGAATGATTTCGGCACCATAATCGCGCATCCAAAGATCGTCGCCCGTCGCTTGCCAGTAATTCCAAATCGCGTAGGCAATATCGGCACTAATGTGAATTTCGCGATCGCGACACCAAATGCGGATATCGCTCGCATACGGATCGGAGGGTAATGCCCAGCGGGGCGTGACTTCATCGCCTGTATCCGCACTTTCCCAAGCATACATTGCACCTTTGTAGCCGTAGCTGCGGGCTTTGCGCCGCGCGCCTTCTAACGTGTGATAGCGGTAGGTCAGTAGACGGCGGGCTAGTTCTGGCTGCGTCAACGTAAATAGCGGCAAAATGAAAATTTCGGTATCCCAAAAAATGTGACCTCGATAGCCAAAGCCAGATAACGTTTTTGCCGGAATACTCGCTTGCTGGTGATGCCAGGGAGCGCTAATTAGTAGTTGAAACACGCTATAGCGAATTGCTAATTGCGCTCGAATATCACCTTCAATAATGACATTACTCGTGTCCCAAGCTGAGTCCCACGCTTGTTTGTGATGTTCCCAACATTCTGGATAAGTGGGCAACGTCATCAATTTACTCTGCGCCGCCTTGAGGGGATGCTCGACTTCTTGCGAAGTATAAACAGTAACCATTTTTTCCACTAACACCGTTTGTCCCCTGACGGCTTGATACGATGTAGTGAGCGTGGGATAGCCTGGTGCGCTTTCGCGTTGAAATGTTGCCGCTACACCCTGAATCATTAATTTGGCTGCCATTCCTAATTCTATTTGAGATTGACGAGTACGCGCCGCTAGCCAAATAGCAGGTTCGAGGTGCAGATCTTCGGGGAGACTCGTTTCCGTTTGGTCTTGGGTCAACAAATTCCAGTGATTAAAACCTTGGTTTTCTGCGTAGCCATTGATACTTGCATGAACGGCGATCGCCCCTTCCCAATCGATAGGTGTAATCAAGCAGCGCAATCCTAAAACATGAGGATCGGCTAAACTGGCAAACCGTTCAAATTGGAGGTCGAGTATTTTGCCGCTGGGGCTACGCCAGCGAATTGAACGTCGCAACAATCCGTAGCGCAAATCAAGTCGGCGTTCGTAGGATAATATTTCACCTTGGTCGAGGCGAAATTGTTCGCTACGTCTTGGGTCGTCATTGAGCGTAATCGTTATAGGCAGCCAGTCGGGGCAATTGACGAGTTCAGTGTACATTACAGGAACCGCGTCATAAACACCCTGAATTAATGTCACAGGCATTGCGCGCGGGTAGCCTTCTTCAAAACTGCCGCGCGTCCCCAAGTAACCGTTACCAATCGTGAAGACGGTTTCTCTTGCATGAAGTTGGTTTGGGTCAAAGCCTCGCTCGATCAGAACCCAGTCGGTATACAGCAGGTTGTTAGTTTTTGAGGGTATCGGTGCTTGAACGCTAGTTTCCCCTAGAATTTGACTGACCGCCTGACTCATTTTTTACTCCTCTGCCCGTTTATCGCTGCTTATGCTCGTCTAAAATTTGCGCGGCTCTAGGTTTATACAATAAGTGGAATAAGGCATCGAGATAGCATTGCAGTGCTTCTCGACTGCTGCGCGAAATATAATCCCAAAACCCGTAGATCCTAGCAAACAACAGTAATTGTTTCACATGATTTCGCCAATTGCAGTGACGATCTATGCGCTGAATCGCCCGCTCGGAAATTGTTTGCCACAATTGTGGGTTCGTGTCGCATTGGTTGAGAAAATCTAAAATTTTTTCGGTGGTGCGCTCGAAGTTGGTAGGGTTGATGTAATAACCGTTGTCGCCATCTTGAATAATTTCGGCAATGCCGCCAAATTCAGTAGCAAAGACGGGTAAGCCCGATCGCATCGCTTCGAGAACACTGCGCCCAAATGCCTCAAAGCGCGCAAAGTTGATGAATATCCCCCGCTTATCTGCGATCGCGCGATAGATTTCGCTTACCTCCTCGCTATTGAGTTGCATCCCAATCCAGCGGATTTGCCCTTCGAGTTGGTATTGCGCAATCAGTGCATGAAGTTTCTCGATTTCGCGTGCTTCTTCAGCAGTACTGGCTTCGGTAACGTGTTGTTTATTCGTAATCAAAATTAAATTGCAGCGATCGCGCAGTTCTGGCGACTGCCCAAACCAAGCGATTAATCCTGTTTGATTGTTCGTTTGACTAACCGAACCCACTGCTAGAATTGGGCATTTTTCCACATCGTTTAAGGTTCCAAAGATCGCAGCGTCTTGGCGATGAAACAGCAAATCGCGAACGCGATCGCGTCGCGAGCGCAGTTCAGTTTGGAAGTAGGGAAAATAGCGCACTTCATTGATACCTGGCGGAACAACATTAAACCGAGGGCTAAATAAATTGATACCATCTACTACGTGGTAAAGTTGCGGCATTGTAAAGCATTTGTAAGATTCATACTGACCGATCGCATCCGGAGTTCCCACAATTTCTTGATACGACGAAGCGATAATGAAATCTGCCGCGTTCATACTGATCAGATCAGCCGTAAATTGCGCTGAGAAATGGTAATATGGCTCAAATTCTTGCCAGTAAAGATCGCTAAATAAATATCTTGATTTTTCTAACGAATGCGCAATATTACATTGAATCGCGTTGAATTGGCGGGCAAGGAGAAATGATACCAAATTGCCATCGCTATAATGACCGATGACAAGATGGGGCTGTCCCCCGAAATGCTTGACAAGTTGCGGTGCAGCATCGAGGGCGAATGATTCGAGATAAGGCCAAATTTCAAACTTCGAGATCCAGTTTTGCGTCACATTCGGGTTAAACTCTCGAAAAGGGACGCGCAAAATCCAGCCGTTTTCGGTGCCTTCGAGTTTTTCAACGCGTTGATTGCAATAAGTTCCTTCGCAATTGGGAATAAGCCGTGTCAAAATTGTGACCTGCGGTTGAATCCCTAGCCATGCGAGTCCTGCTTGTTGAACATCCGCTTGCAGTTGTTGTTCTAAGTGTCGAGCTTGCTCGAGAACATAAATAACTTGCCCCATCGTTTCAGCGCGTCCTAGAACTTCTTCTTGCCCTACCCAGCCGTGAATGGATACTAGCACAACGCGTAAAAAGGCAGGAATACGCGATACAAAAGCTTCGAGTAACGCAGGCGATGGCATCGTTAGCAGGCGATCGAGCAATTCGAGTGTTTCGTAAACTCGTCCGGCGGTATTGCCCCATCCTGGTTCAAAACCCAATTCCTGCAAAGCAGGGTGTAACGTAGTATAAGGCGTATCGGATGGGTATTGACTCACTTTTTTCAAGGCTTGCGCCACTGACTCGTGCAGCTGCGTCCTTGATGAAATGCGATCGCCAATTAACAATGGAATACCGTCAAATTCTTGGCGTTGTAAAACTTGAAATAGCGCTTGTACCCAATAGTCTGGGTTCGCCGATAGTTGATCGCATAGATAATGATTGAGAAATGTTAACCCCTGACCAATGTTTCGCGGGTCATCGATGCTGGGCGTGTCGCGATGAAACGGCTGAAAGTTAATCTTCAGAATTTGCGGTTGTTCGCTGTGGACGAAGCGATCGCGGACATCAAGGAGCGCGCGTACCGAAACAGGTTTAAACTGCGATAAATCCGCACTTAACCACCAGCATTCTTGACTGGCAATACGCGTGCGTAGCATCAACCAAATAGCGCCGTCTTCTAAAAGCATCTCATGAATCGC
Proteins encoded in this window:
- the pgmB gene encoding beta-phosphoglucomutase, with translation MSQAVSQILGETSVQAPIPSKTNNLLYTDWVLIERGFDPNQLHARETVFTIGNGYLGTRGSFEEGYPRAMPVTLIQGVYDAVPVMYTELVNCPDWLPITITLNDDPRRSEQFRLDQGEILSYERRLDLRYGLLRRSIRWRSPSGKILDLQFERFASLADPHVLGLRCLITPIDWEGAIAVHASINGYAENQGFNHWNLLTQDQTETSLPEDLHLEPAIWLAARTRQSQIELGMAAKLMIQGVAATFQRESAPGYPTLTTSYQAVRGQTVLVEKMVTVYTSQEVEHPLKAAQSKLMTLPTYPECWEHHKQAWDSAWDTSNVIIEGDIRAQLAIRYSVFQLLISAPWHHQQASIPAKTLSGFGYRGHIFWDTEIFILPLFTLTQPELARRLLTYRYHTLEGARRKARSYGYKGAMYAWESADTGDEVTPRWALPSDPYASDIRIWCRDREIHISADIAYAIWNYWQATGDDLWMRDYGAEIILDTAVFWMSRVEWNSQFERYELREVIGADEYHEHHVNNNAFTNRMTQWHLEKAIAVYAWLERTFPEHAAALAQKLEITPERRQRWQDIVDHLWIPYRSETGFIEQFEGFCNLEDIDLQDYEPRTQSMQTILGIDGANKRQVLKQPDVLMLLYLMRQLQEFPYNPESLKTNWDYYAPRTDITYGSSLGPAIHAILAADLGDSQTAYKHFLQAALVDLENTRGNTAEGIHGACAGGAWQAIVFGFAGIRFQNNQPVATPHLPPHWTRLAFKLHWRGTWHPFDITHSATEMNSHHPSPSPEMHEASTINLRGAIFDLDGVLTDTAEYHYRAWQRLADEEELPFDRQANEALRGISRRESLLKIVGDRTYSEAQLEEMMERKNRYYQEFIESMSPNDLLPGVESLLTELRQQQIKIAIASASKNARTVIDKLNITELVDAIADGYSVERPKPAPDLFLYAANQLKLPPTECVVFEDATAGIEAALSAGMWSVGLGPVERVGNAHVVLPNFADISWSDIQSKLNQHLS
- a CDS encoding sucrose synthase; this translates as METLIRAVLESEEKKDFQQFIEQLSAIDRLYLLRNEILHAFANYCQEQEKPVYFFRSSAIGELIHAIHEMLLEDGAIWLMLRTRIASQECWWLSADLSQFKPVSVRALLDVRDRFVHSEQPQILKINFQPFHRDTPSIDDPRNIGQGLTFLNHYLCDQLSANPDYWVQALFQVLQRQEFDGIPLLIGDRISSRTQLHESVAQALKKVSQYPSDTPYTTLHPALQELGFEPGWGNTAGRVYETLELLDRLLTMPSPALLEAFVSRIPAFLRVVLVSIHGWVGQEEVLGRAETMGQVIYVLEQARHLEQQLQADVQQAGLAWLGIQPQVTILTRLIPNCEGTYCNQRVEKLEGTENGWILRVPFREFNPNVTQNWISKFEIWPYLESFALDAAPQLVKHFGGQPHLVIGHYSDGNLVSFLLARQFNAIQCNIAHSLEKSRYLFSDLYWQEFEPYYHFSAQFTADLISMNAADFIIASSYQEIVGTPDAIGQYESYKCFTMPQLYHVVDGINLFSPRFNVVPPGINEVRYFPYFQTELRSRRDRVRDLLFHRQDAAIFGTLNDVEKCPILAVGSVSQTNNQTGLIAWFGQSPELRDRCNLILITNKQHVTEASTAEEAREIEKLHALIAQYQLEGQIRWIGMQLNSEEVSEIYRAIADKRGIFINFARFEAFGRSVLEAMRSGLPVFATEFGGIAEIIQDGDNGYYINPTNFERTTEKILDFLNQCDTNPQLWQTISERAIQRIDRHCNWRNHVKQLLLFARIYGFWDYISRSSREALQCYLDALFHLLYKPRAAQILDEHKQR